TAGCGCCGGGAGCCGGAACCTCAACCCAGCGGTTCTCGCCATTGGCGCAGGTCTGCACCACCGGGAAATAGAGCGGGCCGGCCGGGACGCTGGCATCAATCTGGCCGACGAGCACGAATTCCTCGTAATGCTCGTTCGGCAGGTTGCCGCCGGACCAGGTGATCTCGCGCGCGCCCTGGCGGATTTCGCGGCCATGCGACGAATAGACCTTGGCATAGGCGCCATTGGTGATCGCCAGCGTCCAGCCGGTCTTCGGCTGCGGCCGGGCCGAGATGAAGCCCTCCGGCAGGGTCACGCGGACCGATGTGGTCGGCTCGCGACCGCAGCCATGGGGCACGCCGAGCACGGCCTTGTAATAGCTGCCGGCGGGCGCCTCACGACGCTCCAGCGTCACATGGGCGGAAGCGGCGGTGGCGGCGAGGCCGAGGCCTGCGAGGGCGAGCGAGAAGGCTGTCTTGCCAGTGATCGTCATGGCGATCTCCTTGTCAGCGGAAATTGATGGGCACGGTGAGGGACATGCTGCCGGGAGCGAACTCGCTCGGCAGCGGCGGGAAGGGGGAAGCGCGCCGGACCATGGCGGTCGCGGCCTGATCGATGGCGGCCACGCCCGAGGATCGAGCCAGCGACACGCCGGTCGCGGCGCCCGAGCGCAGGATGGCGAAGGAGACGACGGCGCGACCATGCTCACCCGAGCCGGCGGGTTTGGCGCGGTGGAGCTGGGCGATGACCAGCGCGAGATAGCTTGGCGGCGGCGTCGATGTGCGCTGGCTCTGTTCGGAGGACACGCCGCGCCCGGCCGATGCCGTGGAAGGCGCAGCGGCAGCACGCACCGGCGGGCGGCGCTCGGCCCGCTCGACAGGGCGGCGCACTTCGCGGGGCGGTTCGCGCCGCGGCGGAACAGTCGCGACACGACGGGGCTGGACCACCGGCGGCGGTCGTTGCACGACCGGCTTCGGTTCCGGAGGTTTGGGTTCGGGGGGCGTTGGCGGAATGAGCTCGGCCGGCAGCGGCAATTCGGCGACCGGGGGCGGATCCAGAACGATCTCGGGCGGCGGTTCCGGCACGGGCGGTGCCTCGGCCATCTGCTGCTCGACGGGCGGCGGCTCCTCGACGGGCGGTGGCGGTGTCTCGACGACCGGCTCGGGCGGCGTCGGTTGGGCCTCGGCCTGGGGCTCGGCCACCGGTTCCGGCGAGGCCTCGGCGGCAGGCGCGGGCGGCGGTTCGGCCGGTGCCACGAGCTCGATATCGACGGAGGGCAATTCCATCGCCTGTGGCGGTTTCGGCTCGAACATGTAGAACGCCGCCGCCGCCACCGAGGCGTGGATCAGAGCGGAGAGGAGAGCGCCCCAGGGGGCGAGGCGCATGGCGGCAGGCGCGATCTGCCAGGACTCGGGCTTGATCGTGAGGGCTGGCGCCAGATTTTCGTCGGCGGTTGCTCCCGGCACCAGGACGGGCAGGGGACCCTGACCCTCCCCCATCAGGTCGGCCGGCCGCAGGGCAAACAACGCGCGCAGGCTCTCGTCCACCGGGGCGGTGGCGTCGGGCACTGCTGCTGCTGCGGCGTCGGCAAACATGCTGCGGATGGGCTCCATCGGAGGGAGCCGCCAGCCCGCGAGGACTGGCGGCATTGTGATATTATTACATTAGAACTGGTAGCGCACGCCCCCATAGATCGAGCGGCCCGTGCCCGGATAATAGCCAGCCGCCGTCGTGTTGTTGTTCACCACCGGGCTGATGTCGCTGATGTAGCGGCGATCGAGCAGGTTGCGGGCGTCGACGAACAGGGTCGCATTGTTCGGCAGGTTGACGCTCGCCTGCAGGCCCAAGAGCCAGTAGCCGCCGACCTTGAACGTGTTGCGATAGTCGACGAAGGCCCCTTCCGGGACGATGTCGACGGTCGGCGTCACGCTGAACTGGGGATGCGTGTAGGTCAGCGCCGTGCGCAGCACGTGGGTCGGGACGACCGGCAGGCGGTTGTTGCCATAGGTCGGGTCATTGACCATCCGGAAGTCCGAATACGTCCAGACCTGGCGGAGCGTCAGCTTGTCGTCGGCCGAGGCCAGATTGTTGAACAGGTCGACGCTGCCGGCGAATTCCACGCCCTGCAGGCGGGTGTGGGGCGCGTTGAAGGTGGCGGCGGGAATGCTGGCCGCCGGGTTAACGCCGAACTGCAGCAACTGGTTGCGGACATCCGAGGAATAGACGACTGCCTCCCAGCCGAACCGGCCCGAGCGGCCACGCGTGCCGATCTCGAAGGTTGTCGCAGTCTGTGCCTTGAGGCTCGACTGGAAGGTGGAGATGCCGAGCGAGTTGCTCTGCACCAGGTCGGAGAAGTCGGGCAGGTCGGCGCTGCGGGTGACGTTGGCGAAGACCTGAATGTTCTTCACCGGCTCCCACAGCACGCCGACGCGCGGATTGACGCCGCCATAGGTGATCGTCTGGTTGATAAAGGCGATGTTGGCGTTGTTGAGGTTGGTTCCGCCATTGAAGCTGCGCTCCGACTGGAACAGCTTGGCCCCAGCCGTGATGGCAAAAGTCGGCAGCACGAAGAACCGGTTCTCGAACCAGGCTTCGTAGTTGCGCGAGGTCTGGCGGGCATTGGTCGTCAGCACGCCGCGCGTGGCATTGCCGAGATTCTGGTACTGCAGTGCGTCATTGGTGCCGTTGAAGATGCGCGCGCCGATGACGACATCGTTGCGGAAGCCGCCGAGATTGAACGAGCCGTTGAACCGGGGCGAGATGCCATAGGTCCAGCCATCCTGGTCCAGCACCTGGAAGATCGGGTGGTTCAGGTGCTTGTGAACGACGAAGCTGGTGATATCCAGCTGGCCTGAATCGAGCTTGAAGCTCGTCACATTGGCGAAGCGCTGGACATAGGTGTTGCGCGCCTGGTCGCCTGAGACCGCGCCCGCATTGGCCATGCGCGGATTGGTCATGGCCTGGTTGTAGGTCAGCGTGCCCGGCAGCTTCACGTCGGTGTAATAGGCGCCCGCATAGAAGCGCGTCTCGACCCGGTCGGAGAAGCGATAGCCGGCATTGGCGTTGAAATGGCCGAGGTTCTGCTGCTCGTGGGCTCGCCAGCCGTCGGAATGGGTCACCGTCCCGCCGACATGGAAATCCCAGTTGCCGATGACGCGCGACACCTCGCCATGGGCGCGGATCGTACCGAAAGAGCCGCCATCGATGCGGAAGATGTTGGGGGCCGCCGCCGTATAGGCGGTCGGCGTGACGAAATTCACCGCGCCGCCCAGCGTGGAAGCGCCGAAGGGCAGGGCATTGCCGCCGCGGAACACTTCGATGGCCCTGAGCCCCATCGGGTCGATCTGGTAGAAGTCGCCCGAGCCATCCGCGAGGTTGGTCGGAATGCCGTCCTGCAGGATCTCGACGCCGCGCGTGTGGAAGGCGCGCGCGATGCCAGAACCGCGGATCGAGAGGCGGATCTCCTGGCTGTAGCGGTTCTGCACGAAGACGCCGGGGCTCTCCTGAAGCACGTCGCGCAGGTTGCTGGCGTAGGTGTTGCGATAGGTCTGCGCGTCGATGAACGACACAGCGCCGGCGGTGGAGTTCACCTGTTCGCGCTGGCGGTCGACCCCGGGCTGGGTGAGCGAGCCACCGCCTGCGCCGGAACCGGCCGGGCGACCATCGACGTCGATCTGGGGAAGCTCAAGGCTCTGAGCGAAGGCCTGAGGTGCTGAAAGAATGGCAAGACCCGTCAGGGCCGCCCGGAGGATTCTGGACATGGGGAACATTCAACGCTGGATGAGATCATGCGCGGGGCC
This region of Phreatobacter aquaticus genomic DNA includes:
- a CDS encoding energy transducer TonB family protein is translated as MFADAAAAAVPDATAPVDESLRALFALRPADLMGEGQGPLPVLVPGATADENLAPALTIKPESWQIAPAAMRLAPWGALLSALIHASVAAAAFYMFEPKPPQAMELPSVDIELVAPAEPPPAPAAEASPEPVAEPQAEAQPTPPEPVVETPPPPVEEPPPVEQQMAEAPPVPEPPPEIVLDPPPVAELPLPAELIPPTPPEPKPPEPKPVVQRPPPVVQPRRVATVPPRREPPREVRRPVERAERRPPVRAAAAPSTASAGRGVSSEQSQRTSTPPPSYLALVIAQLHRAKPAGSGEHGRAVVSFAILRSGAATGVSLARSSGVAAIDQAATAMVRRASPFPPLPSEFAPGSMSLTVPINFR
- a CDS encoding TonB-dependent receptor family protein produces the protein MFPMSRILRAALTGLAILSAPQAFAQSLELPQIDVDGRPAGSGAGGGSLTQPGVDRQREQVNSTAGAVSFIDAQTYRNTYASNLRDVLQESPGVFVQNRYSQEIRLSIRGSGIARAFHTRGVEILQDGIPTNLADGSGDFYQIDPMGLRAIEVFRGGNALPFGASTLGGAVNFVTPTAYTAAAPNIFRIDGGSFGTIRAHGEVSRVIGNWDFHVGGTVTHSDGWRAHEQQNLGHFNANAGYRFSDRVETRFYAGAYYTDVKLPGTLTYNQAMTNPRMANAGAVSGDQARNTYVQRFANVTSFKLDSGQLDITSFVVHKHLNHPIFQVLDQDGWTYGISPRFNGSFNLGGFRNDVVIGARIFNGTNDALQYQNLGNATRGVLTTNARQTSRNYEAWFENRFFVLPTFAITAGAKLFQSERSFNGGTNLNNANIAFINQTITYGGVNPRVGVLWEPVKNIQVFANVTRSADLPDFSDLVQSNSLGISTFQSSLKAQTATTFEIGTRGRSGRFGWEAVVYSSDVRNQLLQFGVNPAASIPAATFNAPHTRLQGVEFAGSVDLFNNLASADDKLTLRQVWTYSDFRMVNDPTYGNNRLPVVPTHVLRTALTYTHPQFSVTPTVDIVPEGAFVDYRNTFKVGGYWLLGLQASVNLPNNATLFVDARNLLDRRYISDISPVVNNNTTAAGYYPGTGRSIYGGVRYQF